A single genomic interval of Oceanithermus profundus DSM 14977 harbors:
- a CDS encoding DUF1800 domain-containing protein produces the protein MYTGPFTPYEAAHLLRRAAARGKREEAEALADAGLEGAVERLLQPPAPAPEPAFELDPKTNRGQVHRALVKHWLRHWLTTPTPAAERLVLFWSGHFTSEFRKVKLGSLVWRQNQTFRTLGPGRFPELLEAVARDPAMLVYLDNATSRKEHPNENWGRELLELFTLGEGQYDEADVQAAARAFTGWSITPPRKARAEGRPIGFEFRARWHDDEPKTFLGQTVRGGEEVLQILARHPRTYRFLAGKFLRFYLAPDPPAELVERGAEVLQLEGSYGLLRWLFTHAAFYAPEVRNALVKSPVEYLIGLLYVGKAVPERLLARALVGMGQVPFQPPNVAGWPRGEAWLGDAALLVRLNLLPAVLEEESDLSVFMDGAEDAYAAVLPQGQML, from the coding sequence ATGTACACCGGACCGTTTACGCCGTACGAGGCCGCGCACCTGCTGCGCCGCGCCGCCGCCCGCGGCAAGCGCGAGGAGGCCGAAGCGCTCGCCGATGCCGGGCTCGAAGGGGCCGTGGAGCGGCTGCTGCAGCCCCCCGCTCCGGCGCCGGAACCCGCGTTCGAGCTCGACCCCAAGACGAACCGGGGCCAGGTGCACCGGGCGCTGGTGAAGCACTGGCTCCGGCACTGGCTCACCACCCCCACGCCCGCGGCGGAGCGGCTGGTGCTCTTCTGGAGCGGCCACTTCACCAGCGAGTTCCGGAAGGTCAAGCTGGGCAGCTTGGTCTGGCGCCAGAACCAGACCTTCCGCACCCTGGGGCCGGGACGCTTCCCCGAGCTGCTCGAGGCCGTGGCCCGCGACCCGGCGATGCTGGTCTACCTCGACAACGCCACCAGCCGCAAGGAACACCCCAACGAAAACTGGGGGCGGGAGCTGCTCGAGCTCTTCACCCTGGGCGAGGGGCAGTACGACGAAGCGGACGTTCAAGCGGCGGCGCGCGCCTTCACCGGCTGGTCCATCACGCCGCCCCGCAAGGCGCGCGCGGAAGGGCGCCCGATCGGCTTCGAGTTCCGCGCGCGCTGGCATGACGACGAACCCAAGACCTTTCTCGGGCAGACCGTCCGGGGCGGGGAGGAGGTGCTGCAGATCCTGGCCCGGCACCCCCGGACCTACCGCTTCCTCGCCGGAAAGTTCCTGCGCTTCTACCTCGCGCCCGACCCGCCCGCCGAGCTGGTCGAACGCGGCGCCGAGGTGCTGCAACTGGAGGGCAGCTACGGCCTGCTGCGCTGGCTCTTCACCCACGCGGCCTTCTACGCCCCCGAGGTCCGCAACGCCCTCGTCAAGTCGCCCGTCGAGTACCTGATCGGACTCCTCTACGTCGGCAAGGCGGTGCCCGAGCGCCTGCTCGCGCGGGCGCTCGTGGGCATGGGGCAGGTCCCCTTCCAGCCGCCCAACGTCGCCGGCTGGCCCCGGGGCGAGGCCTGGCTGGGGGACGCGGCGCTGCTGGTGCGGCTCAACCTGCTGCCGGCGGTGCTCGAAGAGGAGAGCGACCTTTCCGTTTTCATGGACGGCGCGGAGGACGCCTACGCCGCCGTACTGCCCCAGGGGCAGATGCTCTAG
- a CDS encoding DNA translocase FtsK: MASKKPKKPPAKKPRLQRGDLEALALVLLAGSFFLAASFYPEPPLSGALGSDLKRAALRHLGYLTYLIPLPLAVAALGLLLGRPLKGLLRHTFFLFAVGALGLPFAAALGSELSGVWGALAYRWLHAQLGNAGLLLLALAVWGVIDLWTGRPPFSGLARSLRRVARAAARLYAAWRDQRARRKEWGQVRLQARALLNEVRTLLDRYPDHALLGELKADLERLARRGTREEAAEVARSRELLAAFMEQRAAELLTRLRSEAPDWIAEVEALERTLRHPLRANEPPLWRELDERRAALQLELAAIKKRYAELAAAVEQDLRDLEADPAALSRVDRRREERAKRWRDLREALDEVAGRAEGWSRWVDWAEANPADYHPAAAQILKSGGLVAAPPRVEDEATEATPPPAAQPAVVAADPPAPPGPARPSPKPVAPSRAPALPAFELLDPPEPRRSGGKELEEEAARRAEIINETLSHFNLAARVVDWARGPSVTRFEVEPAPGEKISRIAGLANDIARALAVGSVRVEAPIPGKHVIGLEVPNADRELVRFSEALRHPAYQRSKDRLPLILGKSIDGEMWVRDLAVMPHLLIAGSTGSGKSVCVNTLVMSLLYRYLPSELRLLMIDPKMVELTPYDGIPHLVRGVVTNPADAAGVLLGAVAHMERRYKMMSQVGARNLEQFNAKMRELGEPELPLLVIVIDELADLMITSPKEVEQAILRLAQMARATGMHLILATQRPSVDILTSLIKVNVPARIAFAVSSSHDSRTILDSTGAERLIGQGDMLFHQPGLPKPVRLQGPFLSDREIRRVTEYLRAQDFEDAFAEAYGADFDGPLALGVNTNAVQGELPLDFSDPYLKRAAEIVVEEGQASVSRLQRRLSVGHARAGKLMDLLEAMGIVGPHQGSKPREVLITADQIEEYFG; this comes from the coding sequence GTGGCGAGCAAGAAACCCAAGAAACCCCCGGCGAAGAAGCCGCGCCTGCAGCGCGGCGACCTCGAGGCCCTGGCGCTCGTGCTCCTCGCCGGTTCCTTCTTCCTCGCCGCCTCCTTCTACCCCGAGCCCCCGCTCTCCGGCGCCCTCGGTTCCGACCTGAAGCGGGCGGCGCTGCGCCACCTGGGGTACCTGACCTACCTGATCCCCCTGCCCCTGGCGGTGGCGGCGCTTGGCCTCCTCCTGGGGCGCCCCCTCAAGGGGCTGCTGCGGCACACCTTCTTCCTCTTCGCGGTCGGGGCCCTCGGTCTGCCGTTCGCGGCGGCGCTGGGTTCGGAGCTGTCGGGGGTCTGGGGCGCCCTCGCCTACCGCTGGTTGCACGCCCAGCTGGGAAACGCCGGCCTGTTGTTGCTCGCGCTCGCCGTCTGGGGGGTGATCGACCTCTGGACGGGGCGCCCCCCCTTCTCGGGCCTGGCGCGAAGCCTGCGCCGGGTGGCGCGCGCCGCGGCGCGGCTCTACGCGGCCTGGCGCGACCAGCGCGCCCGCCGCAAGGAATGGGGCCAGGTGCGGTTGCAGGCACGCGCCTTGCTGAACGAGGTGCGCACCCTGCTGGACCGCTATCCGGACCACGCGCTGCTGGGGGAGCTCAAGGCCGACCTCGAGCGCCTGGCCCGCCGCGGCACCCGCGAGGAAGCCGCCGAGGTCGCGCGCAGCCGCGAACTGCTCGCCGCCTTCATGGAACAGCGGGCGGCCGAGCTGCTGACCCGACTGCGTTCCGAGGCCCCGGACTGGATCGCCGAGGTGGAGGCGCTGGAGCGAACCCTGCGCCACCCGCTGCGCGCGAACGAGCCGCCGCTCTGGCGCGAACTCGACGAACGGCGCGCCGCCCTGCAGCTGGAGCTGGCGGCGATCAAGAAGCGCTACGCCGAGCTGGCCGCGGCCGTCGAGCAAGACCTGCGCGATCTGGAGGCCGACCCCGCAGCGCTTAGCCGCGTCGACCGACGCCGCGAGGAACGTGCCAAACGCTGGCGCGACCTGCGGGAGGCGCTCGACGAGGTGGCGGGCCGCGCCGAAGGCTGGAGCCGCTGGGTCGACTGGGCCGAGGCCAACCCGGCGGACTACCACCCGGCCGCGGCGCAGATCCTCAAAAGCGGCGGCCTCGTCGCCGCCCCGCCCCGCGTGGAGGACGAGGCGACCGAAGCCACGCCCCCGCCCGCCGCCCAACCCGCCGTCGTCGCCGCCGACCCGCCGGCGCCCCCCGGGCCGGCGCGCCCTTCGCCCAAACCCGTCGCCCCGAGCCGGGCGCCGGCGCTCCCCGCCTTCGAGCTGCTCGATCCGCCCGAACCGCGGCGTTCCGGAGGCAAGGAGCTGGAGGAGGAAGCGGCCCGGCGCGCCGAGATCATCAACGAGACCCTCTCCCACTTCAACCTCGCGGCGCGGGTGGTGGACTGGGCCCGAGGGCCCAGCGTCACCCGCTTCGAGGTCGAACCCGCGCCGGGCGAGAAGATCAGCCGCATCGCCGGCCTCGCCAACGACATCGCCCGGGCGCTCGCCGTCGGCTCGGTGCGCGTCGAGGCCCCGATCCCCGGCAAGCACGTGATCGGGCTCGAGGTCCCGAACGCCGATCGCGAGCTCGTCCGCTTCAGCGAGGCGCTGCGCCACCCCGCCTACCAGCGCAGCAAGGACCGCTTGCCGCTCATCCTGGGCAAGAGCATCGACGGCGAGATGTGGGTGCGCGACCTGGCCGTCATGCCCCATCTGCTCATCGCCGGTTCGACCGGGTCGGGCAAGTCGGTCTGCGTCAACACCCTGGTCATGAGCCTGCTCTACCGCTACCTGCCCAGCGAGCTCCGCCTCCTGATGATCGACCCCAAGATGGTCGAGCTGACGCCCTACGACGGCATCCCCCACCTGGTGCGGGGCGTCGTCACCAACCCCGCCGACGCCGCCGGGGTGCTCCTGGGCGCGGTGGCCCACATGGAGCGGCGGTACAAGATGATGAGCCAGGTGGGCGCCCGCAACCTCGAACAGTTCAACGCCAAGATGCGCGAGCTGGGCGAGCCCGAGCTGCCCCTGCTGGTCATCGTCATCGACGAGCTGGCCGACCTGATGATCACCAGCCCCAAGGAGGTGGAACAGGCCATCCTGCGCCTGGCGCAGATGGCCCGCGCCACCGGGATGCACCTGATCCTGGCCACCCAACGCCCCAGCGTGGACATCCTCACCAGCCTGATCAAGGTCAACGTCCCCGCCCGCATCGCCTTCGCCGTCTCCAGCAGCCACGACTCGCGCACCATCCTCGACAGCACCGGCGCCGAACGGCTGATCGGCCAAGGGGACATGCTCTTCCACCAGCCGGGCCTGCCCAAGCCCGTGCGCCTTCAGGGGCCCTTCCTCTCCGACCGCGAGATCCGCCGGGTCACCGAGTACCTGCGCGCGCAGGACTTCGAGGACGCCTTCGCCGAAGCCTACGGGGCCGACTTCGACGGCCCGCTGGCGCTGGGCGTGAACACCAACGCCGTGCAGGGCGAGCTGCCGCTCGACTTTTCCGACCCCTACCTGAAGCGCGCCGCCGAGATCGTCGTCGAGGAGGGGCAGGCCTCGGTCAGCCGCCTGCAGCGGCGGCTCTCGGTGGGGCACGCCCGCGCCGGCAAGTTGATGGACCTGCTCGAGGCGATGGGCATCGTCGGCCCCCACCAGGGCTCGAAGCCGCGCGAGGTCCTGATCACCGCCGACCAGATCGAAGAGTACTTCGGCTGA